In Zingiber officinale cultivar Zhangliang chromosome 1A, Zo_v1.1, whole genome shotgun sequence, a genomic segment contains:
- the LOC122036833 gene encoding cyclin-dependent kinase inhibitor 5-like, translated as MEVSHHRAAHGGCTRDRSLAPSATVDSSLAYLELRSRRLSKLPLPSADSREISTKSHRSKATSLERANRSLRKGSESITASDKREEAGEATEAEVDAVPDLEVSFAENIHSVQDTERSSRIIRTQGSTARPTTSALHTVCQRFPTQQDMDEFFANIEQHHQRNLKEKYNFDFVNENPLPGRYEWVRPDCF; from the exons ATGGAGGTTTCCCACCATAGGGCCGCCCACGGGGGTTGTACACGAGACCGGAGCCTAGCGCCCTCCGCCACGGTGGACTCATCGCTGGCTTACCTCGAGCTCCGGAGCCGCCGCCTCTCCAAGCTCCCTCTTCCATCAGCTGACTCACGCGAGATTTCTACTAAATCCCATCGTTCTAAAGCTACTAGCTTGGAGCGAGCTAACCGAAGTCTGAGGAAGGGTTCAGAGTCGATCACCGCCTCCGACAAGCGCGAGGAAGCAGGGGAAGCAACAGAGGCAGAAGTCGATGCGGTGCCGGACTTGGAAGTGTCGTTTGCGGAGAACATTCATAGTGTCCAAGACACTGAAAG GAGCTCCAGGATCATAAGAACTCAAGGTTCTACAGCCAGACCTACCACTTCAGCTTTGCATACCGTGTGCCAGCGCTTTCCGACGCAGCAAGACATGGACGAGTTCTTTGCTAACATCGAGCAGCATCACCAACGAAATCTAAAAGAGAA GTACAATTTTGACTTTGTTAATGAGAACCCGCTCCCTGGCCGGTACGAGTGGGTGAGACCCGACTGCTTTTAG